One window of the Ammospiza nelsoni isolate bAmmNel1 chromosome 17, bAmmNel1.pri, whole genome shotgun sequence genome contains the following:
- the MCRIP2 gene encoding MAPK regulated corepressor interacting protein 2 produces MYTLTRGPSKLATQRRTGPTQQAVESSKLGEFRGRAQPGLWPPASPAQKLVFNRVNGKRPPLLLQQISAPEECYTLAHEENVRFVYEAWQQVEQQLDSSRSGDSACGPVQYVEKTPNPGLKNFVPIDLEDWWAQQFLAKIENSS; encoded by the exons ATGTACACGCTGACGCGGGGCCCCAGCAAGCTCGCCACGCAGCGGCGCACAG GTCCCACGCAGCAGGCGGTGGAGAGCAGCAAGCTGGGCGAGTTCCGGGGGCGAGCGCAGCCCGGCCTGTGGCCCCCGGCCAG cccagcacagaaacTCGTCTTCAACAGAGTGAATGGCAAGAGgcccccactgctgctgcagcagatcTCAGCCCCTGAAGAATGTTACACGCTGGCCCACGAGGAGAACGTCCGCTTTGTCTATGAAG cctggcagcaggtagagcagcagctggacagcAGCCGGAGCGGGGACAGCGCCTGCGGCCCCGTGCAGTACGTGGAGAAAACCCCCAACCCCGGACTCAAAA ACTTCGTTCCCATCGACCTGGAGGATTGGTGGGCACAGCAATTTCTGGCCAAAATCGAGAACAGCTcataa